The genomic stretch GGGCGCCCATCACGGCGCTGATCGGTCTGCTGTGGCTGCTGTTCACGCTGTACCACTGGTTCGGCGATGCGATCTCCGAGTCGGAAGGCGGCATGTACGGCAAGCGTGTCGACACGTCGTTCCGCTGGAGCATGAGCTGGTTCATCTTCTCCGAAGTCATGTTCTTCGGCGCGTTCTTCGGCGCGCTGTTCTACGCGCGTGAGATCGCGATGCATCAGCTGGGCAGTCTTGACTACAAGCTGATCTGGCCGGATTTCACCGCGGTATGGCCGAATATCGGGCCGGCCGACCTTGTGTCGCACTTCAAGTCGATGACACCGTGGCCCGTACCCACCATCAACACCGCGCTGCTGCTGTCGTCGGGCGCGACGTTGACGGTCTCGCATCACGCGCTGCGCGACAATCACCGCACGAAGGCAATCGCATGGCTCGCGGCCACGCTGGTGCTGGGCGTGTCGTTCCTGTTCCTGCAAGGCTTCGAGTATTTCCACGCGTACAACGAACTGAACCTGACGCTCGCATCGGGCGTGTACGGCTCGACGTTCTTCCTGCTGACGGGCTTCCATGGTTTTCACGTGTTCCTCGGCGGCACGATGCTGGCGGTGGTGCTGGTGCGGCTGATCCGTGGCCACTTCACGGCTGATCATCACTTCGCCTTCGAGGGCGCGGCGTGGTACTGGCACTTTGTCGACGTCGTGTGGCTGGGTCTGTACGTCGTCGTGTATTGGCTGTAAGCGTTGTTTGAAAGTTGCAAAGCGGCTGCGCGCCATGCGTCACATCGACGCAGTGCGGCCGCGAAGGCCGATCGGAAGAAGTCGTAGACAGCGCCGCCCTCGACCCAGTCCGGGCGGCGTTGTGCTTGATGGGACGGGGATTCTGCCGATGGGTAACGGTGTGTTGTGCGATCGGCGCGGAGATTCGGTGGCATACTTCGCCGTCATTTCGAGATGGCGAGCGGGATGGTGCCTCAGCGGCCGTACGGAATGCCTGTCGAGTGAA from Paraburkholderia phymatum STM815 encodes the following:
- a CDS encoding cytochrome c oxidase subunit 3, which gives rise to MSGQNESPYYFIPHPSRHPISAAVGLLVMLGSFAAWVNGEPWAPITALIGLLWLLFTLYHWFGDAISESEGGMYGKRVDTSFRWSMSWFIFSEVMFFGAFFGALFYAREIAMHQLGSLDYKLIWPDFTAVWPNIGPADLVSHFKSMTPWPVPTINTALLLSSGATLTVSHHALRDNHRTKAIAWLAATLVLGVSFLFLQGFEYFHAYNELNLTLASGVYGSTFFLLTGFHGFHVFLGGTMLAVVLVRLIRGHFTADHHFAFEGAAWYWHFVDVVWLGLYVVVYWL